Proteins from a single region of Butyrivibrio fibrisolvens:
- a CDS encoding HPr family phosphocarrier protein, whose amino-acid sequence MVSANVKVVNAEGMHMRPASLFCQTVTPFQSTVKINFNGNEFDAKSVMMLMSACIKCGAEIEIKCDGPDENEALKAAVDLVNSGLGD is encoded by the coding sequence ATGGTATCAGCAAATGTTAAAGTAGTTAATGCAGAAGGAATGCACATGCGTCCGGCTAGTCTTTTTTGCCAGACAGTAACTCCTTTCCAGAGCACAGTTAAGATCAATTTCAACGGTAATGAATTCGATGCAAAGTCAGTTATGATGCTCATGAGTGCATGCATTAAATGTGGTGCAGAAATTGAGATCAAGTGTGACGGACCTGACGAGAACGAAGCTCTTAAGGCTGCTGTTGATCTTGTAAACAGCGGACTTGGTGACTAA
- the ptsP gene encoding phosphoenolpyruvate--protein phosphotransferase translates to MYEGIAASRGIGIGSVCRIIEHDLTYENHKPEDTEAEKGRLHSAVESFKQETTEMAEDIRKRIGPKEAQILEGHLVMISDPAMVGEMDKMIDNNQCAEAAVSAVCDMFINMFSSMDDELMKQRASDVKDIKHSLLKILLGIEDINISKVAPGTVLVAKDLTPSMTSQIVKENVAGIITEIGGKTSHSAILARALEIPAVLSVPGIIDLVNDKDTAIIDGTEGQVFINPTGDVLSTYIRKREDFIRKQEELKKFHGKETVTADGKKLELFCNIGTPKDAKKAIECDGEGIGLFRSEFLFMNNTHLPNEDEQFEAYKEAVQTMGGKAVIIRTLDIGGDKDIPYLNLEKEENPFLGYRAVRYCLANPDTYKIQLRAIMRASAFGKVKIMLPLVTTVDEIRSVKAMVEDLKKDLDAEGIDYDKNIEVGCMMETAAASLIADKLAKESDFFSIGTNDLTQYTMSVDRGNAKVAYLYSAFQPSVLRSIKNIIAAGNAAGIPVGMCGEAAADPLMIPLLIAFGLDEYSVNPVLVLTARCIISKWSVEEAKALADKVMELDTEKEIVELLKASAKD, encoded by the coding sequence ATGTACGAGGGAATAGCTGCTTCAAGAGGCATAGGAATTGGTTCCGTATGCCGTATAATCGAACATGATCTTACATATGAAAATCACAAACCCGAAGATACTGAAGCTGAAAAAGGACGTCTTCACAGTGCTGTTGAGTCTTTCAAGCAGGAAACAACAGAGATGGCTGAAGACATCCGTAAGAGAATCGGACCCAAGGAGGCTCAAATCCTTGAGGGTCATCTTGTTATGATATCCGACCCTGCCATGGTAGGCGAGATGGACAAGATGATCGACAACAATCAATGTGCAGAAGCTGCTGTTTCTGCTGTTTGTGATATGTTCATTAACATGTTCTCATCCATGGATGATGAGCTTATGAAACAGCGTGCATCTGATGTTAAGGATATTAAGCATAGTCTTTTAAAGATTCTTCTTGGTATTGAAGATATCAATATCAGCAAGGTAGCTCCGGGAACAGTCCTTGTAGCCAAGGATCTGACACCTTCAATGACATCTCAGATAGTTAAAGAGAATGTTGCCGGAATCATCACAGAGATAGGTGGTAAGACTTCCCACTCTGCTATCCTTGCAAGAGCACTTGAGATTCCTGCAGTACTTTCTGTTCCTGGAATCATCGATCTTGTAAACGACAAGGATACAGCTATCATCGATGGTACTGAGGGACAGGTATTTATCAATCCTACAGGAGACGTGCTCTCCACATATATCAGAAAACGTGAAGACTTCATCAGGAAGCAGGAAGAGCTTAAGAAATTCCACGGCAAAGAGACTGTTACTGCTGATGGCAAGAAGCTTGAACTCTTCTGCAACATCGGAACTCCTAAGGATGCCAAGAAGGCTATCGAGTGCGATGGTGAGGGAATTGGTCTTTTCCGTTCAGAATTCCTGTTCATGAATAATACTCATCTTCCTAACGAAGACGAGCAGTTTGAAGCATACAAGGAAGCCGTTCAGACTATGGGCGGCAAGGCCGTTATCATCCGTACCCTTGATATCGGTGGCGATAAGGACATTCCTTATCTTAATCTGGAAAAAGAGGAGAACCCATTCCTCGGCTACAGAGCAGTTCGTTACTGCCTGGCTAATCCGGATACTTACAAGATCCAGCTTCGTGCTATCATGCGCGCAAGTGCTTTTGGTAAAGTTAAGATCATGCTTCCTCTTGTTACAACAGTTGACGAAATTAGAAGTGTCAAGGCTATGGTTGAAGACCTGAAAAAAGACCTTGATGCTGAAGGTATCGACTATGACAAGAACATCGAAGTTGGTTGTATGATGGAAACAGCAGCAGCTTCTCTTATCGCAGATAAGCTTGCTAAAGAGTCTGATTTCTTCTCAATCGGAACCAACGATCTGACTCAGTACACAATGAGCGTAGACAGAGGAAATGCAAAGGTTGCATACCTTTATTCCGCATTCCAGCCATCAGTGCTCCGCTCTATCAAGAACATCATCGCAGCAGGTAATGCAGCAGGCATTCCTGTTGGTATGTGCGGAGAGGCAGCTGCAGATCCTCTTATGATCCCGCTTCTCATTGCATTCGGTCTTGATGAGTACAGTGTTAACCCTGTACTGGTACTGACAGCAAGATGCATTATCAGCAAGTGGTCTGTGGAAGAGGCTAAGGCTCTCGCAGACAAGGTAATGGAGCTTGATACAGAAAAAGAGATCGTAGAGCTCTTGAAAGCATCAGCTAAAGATTAA
- a CDS encoding fructose-specific PTS transporter subunit EIIC, translating to MKITEFLQPQAVKLGLSVADQNAAIDELIALHNAAGNLKDAAAFKEAILAREAKGSTAIGMGIAVPHGKSSAVAKAGLSAITVPSGVDYKSLDGKPSNLLFMIAAPDGAADTHLEVLSKLMTMLMDANFTQKLVAAKSVDEFLKIIDEKEAEKDKEAAAKAAASAPKSLNLLAVTACPTGIAHTYMAAEALEQAAKDKGYSIKVETDGSGGAKNVLTSSEIQSADIIILAVDKNVEMGRFDGKKVIKASTANAIHNAGDLLAKAESGDVPVYHHTGAVEQSSSVDGDETLGRKFYKHLMNGVSHMLPFVIGGGILVAIAFLIDTLAGYGATAQGNFGNMLPISSFLKSVGGTAMGLMVPVLAGYIAFSIADRPGLAVGFVGGMLASSGNPALSSGDFVRWTERLAGDAVPLDGFNKFIANFAFENGGATVSGFLGGIAAGFLAGAIVLCLKKITSGFPKSLEGIKPVLIYPLCGIFLIGVAMCFVLNPIIGLINTGLSTMLTALSDANMLALLGLVLGAMMAIDMGGPINKAAYVFGTGMLATAQDYMAQGAQMSDPNVRACYIAMAAIMAGGMVPPVGIAIACKLFPKKFTVAERETWITNIIMGSSFITEGAIPFAAADPLHVIPCTMIGSGVAGLLSAIFGCTLMAPHGGIFVFATVGNPLLYIVAWLVGSVITAVLLGFLKKDKE from the coding sequence GCAGCAATCGATGAACTCATTGCTTTACACAACGCAGCAGGAAATCTTAAGGATGCAGCAGCATTCAAGGAAGCTATTCTTGCTCGCGAAGCAAAAGGTTCAACAGCAATAGGCATGGGTATTGCCGTTCCTCACGGTAAGTCTTCTGCTGTAGCTAAGGCAGGACTTTCTGCAATCACAGTTCCTTCAGGTGTTGATTACAAGTCACTTGATGGCAAGCCTTCAAATCTTTTATTCATGATCGCTGCTCCAGACGGCGCAGCTGACACTCATCTTGAAGTTCTTTCAAAGCTTATGACAATGCTTATGGATGCAAACTTCACACAGAAGCTCGTAGCAGCTAAATCTGTTGATGAGTTCCTTAAGATAATCGACGAAAAAGAAGCTGAAAAAGATAAAGAAGCTGCTGCAAAAGCTGCTGCTTCTGCTCCAAAGTCCCTTAACCTTCTTGCAGTTACAGCATGTCCTACAGGTATCGCTCATACATACATGGCTGCTGAAGCTCTTGAGCAGGCTGCTAAAGACAAGGGCTATTCAATCAAAGTTGAGACTGACGGATCAGGCGGAGCCAAGAATGTTCTTACATCTTCTGAGATCCAGTCAGCAGACATTATCATCCTTGCTGTAGACAAGAACGTTGAAATGGGACGTTTCGATGGTAAGAAAGTCATCAAGGCTTCTACAGCTAATGCTATCCACAATGCAGGCGATCTTCTTGCTAAAGCTGAGAGTGGCGACGTTCCTGTATATCACCACACAGGTGCAGTTGAGCAGAGCTCTTCAGTTGATGGAGATGAGACACTTGGACGTAAGTTCTATAAGCACCTTATGAATGGTGTATCACACATGCTTCCATTCGTAATCGGTGGTGGTATCCTTGTTGCTATCGCATTCCTTATTGATACACTTGCAGGATATGGTGCAACAGCTCAGGGTAACTTCGGTAACATGCTTCCAATCTCTTCCTTCCTTAAGAGTGTTGGTGGCACAGCAATGGGACTTATGGTTCCTGTACTTGCCGGTTATATTGCATTCTCAATTGCTGATAGACCAGGTCTTGCAGTTGGTTTTGTAGGCGGTATGCTTGCTTCATCCGGTAACCCTGCTCTTTCCAGTGGCGATTTTGTAAGATGGACAGAAAGACTTGCAGGCGACGCCGTTCCACTTGACGGCTTCAATAAATTTATCGCAAATTTCGCATTTGAAAATGGCGGTGCTACAGTATCAGGTTTCCTTGGCGGTATCGCAGCAGGTTTCCTTGCAGGTGCTATCGTACTTTGTCTCAAGAAGATCACATCAGGATTCCCGAAGTCACTCGAAGGAATCAAGCCTGTACTTATTTATCCTCTTTGCGGTATATTCCTTATCGGCGTTGCAATGTGCTTTGTCCTTAATCCTATCATCGGACTTATAAACACTGGCCTTTCAACAATGCTTACTGCACTTTCAGATGCTAACATGCTTGCTCTCCTTGGTCTTGTACTTGGAGCTATGATGGCTATCGATATGGGTGGTCCTATCAACAAGGCAGCATATGTATTTGGTACAGGTATGCTTGCAACAGCTCAGGATTATATGGCACAGGGTGCTCAGATGTCAGATCCTAATGTTCGTGCTTGCTATATCGCAATGGCAGCTATCATGGCTGGTGGTATGGTTCCTCCAGTAGGTATCGCAATTGCCTGCAAACTCTTCCCTAAGAAGTTCACAGTTGCTGAGCGTGAGACATGGATCACAAACATCATCATGGGAAGCTCATTCATCACAGAAGGTGCTATTCCATTTGCAGCAGCAGATCCTCTTCATGTAATTCCTTGTACAATGATCGGTTCAGGTGTTGCAGGTCTTCTTTCAGCAATCTTTGGATGCACACTGATGGCTCCTCACGGCGGAATCTTCGTATTCGCAACTGTAGGTAATCCTCTTCTCTACATCGTTGCATGGCTTGTTGGATCTGTCATTACAGCAGTGCTTCTTGGATTCCTCAAGAAGGATAAAGAGTGA